ctagtaggattaggattccttccttcccacttggaaactctttccacctttggctttttgccttttccttccactctagccgcatgggcccttagggggaGGATtttgccagcccaccaggggctggtttgcctcctctcacagcccatgaagcctttgggtcgtcacacccctcccggtggtcccccggtaccctcccggcactcccggtacactatcgatgagcccgaaacctttccggtgaccaaaacaggacttcctatatatcaatatttacctacggaccattccacagctcctcgtgacatccaggatctcatccgggactccgaacaattttcggtcatcaacacctataactcaactataccaaaacgtcaccgaaccttaagtgtacagagcttgcgggttcgagaactatacagacatgacctgagacactccccagaCAATgagcaatagcaggacctggatgcccatattggctcctacacattctacgaagatatctatcggtttaacctctatgtcaaggatttagttaatcacgtatgttgttccctttgtccttcggtatgttccttgctcgagattcgatcgtcggtatctccatacctagttcaatttcgttaccggcaagtctctttactcgttctgtaatacaagatcccgtgactaactccttagtcacattgcttgcaaggcttgttgtgatgttgtattaccgagtgggccccaagatacctctccgtcacatggagtgacaaatcccagtcttgatccacgccaacccaacagacaccttcggagatacctgtagagcacctttatagtcacccaataacgttacgacgtttggtacacacaaggtattcctctggtgtccgggggctgcatgatctcatggtcataggaacacatacattgacatgcagaaacagtagcaataactgacacaatcatatactacgtttatagtttgggtcttgtccatcacaccattctcctaatgatgtgatcccgttatcaagtgacaacacttgtctatggccaagaaaccttgaccatctttgatcaacgagctagtcaactagaggctcactagggacagtgtgttgtctatgtatccacacatgtatttgagtttccaatcaatacaattctagcatggataataaacgattatcatgaacaaggaaatataataataatcaatttattattgcctctagggcatatttccaacaactccagcttgcaactacactatcaatgggcatgaatacacaaagggtactatcttgcagatggtatatACCCTTCTTGGTGCACATTTGTGAAGAGCATTAAAGACCCCCAAACTAGGAAAGAGTGTGAATTCGCAAGGGCACAAGAGGCAACCCGAaaagacattgaaagagcatttggggttttgcaatctaggtttgccattgttTGTGGTCCTGCTCGGTTTTGGGACAAGTGATCCTTGAAAAAcatcatgacatgctgtgttattCTTCACAATATGATTATCGAAGATGAGAGAGGTATGAACTTGAAGTTCTTCTATGACAATGTGGGTAGCCGTGTCAAACGAGCTAGACACCCTAACCGaattcaagtttttcttcaaacctacaaggagattgaaaatgcaaACACACACTGTGAACTTTAGAAGGATCTCATTGAGCACCATTGGCAAAGGGCTGGGGAGTAAACACATTCCATTTTTTCCATTCATTTTTATTTCATTCATGTGTGATTTGTATATGGGACAAGTTTtgtattgaattatttagtttgctTCGGTGATTTGAATAATTATTATACTTGAGATTATTATTGTATTGTAATATGAGGACTGCTACACGTCCACCAGTGGATTTGTAGTAATCATCTGCCACCTGATCTGCCGTCTGATGTAGGCGCGTGCACCGTCGGACCACCAGCTCGGTCGCCTCCTCTCACCACATAAAATCCTGAAACAACATTCCAGTTGCAGAAACAAGCATGCGGCTCTGTCACTTCCCCGACAAACTAATTCCTGAAATAAATAAATCGGTTGCAGAAACACCCGTCGATCGATCTCCTGGCACGTCCCGTTTGTCCCCTCCCCCActcattaattcctgaaacaactgtCGCATTGCAGAAACAACGACCGTATTGTAGAAAAAAATCATGGAACAACGACCGCGTTGCCGAAACAATTTCTCCAACTCCTGAAACAACGGCCGCGTTGCAGAAACTGGAGAGATATGAATGACTGCAAggttagaggagagggagaggaaggagaggggaagAGACGCGAAGTGGCAGCTGCGGAGCGAGGGCTGGACCAGGGCGAGGAGGGGCGAGCCGGCGCAGCGGCGGACGGTTGTGCGAAACGGAGCCGGTCGTGTCCTCGGGCTGGTGCACAGGAGGTGGTCGTGGCCTCCGGATCCTGCCGGAGACGCCGGGGATGCCGACAACAGACACGCAGAATTCAGGGCGGACAAGTCGGGGTAGAGGCGGCAGGAAGCCCGGGCGGGGCGAGGTGGAGCCGCGGGGGCGGGCGTGAGGTGGAGTGGCAGCTGCGGAGCGAGGGCTGGCCCACGGTGAGGTGGGGCAAGCGGCTCAGGACACGTGGCTAGCGTAGAAGGAGGCAGATGGAGCAGACCGATCCGTGAGTTGAACACAAGCTTTTTCCTTGTAATATTGACTTTTTTCTTATATTACACATTAGTAATTCTGATTTACGGGGTTTTTGGTTTGCGGGTCGACGCGGCACGCAGGAACAAACCCCGCATAGCCGATCCGTATGAATATCCTTTTTTACTGGTCCGTTATGCGGGGTTTGACTCTGTCCGCACCCGCGCCGGCCCGCAAAACCGATTTTCCGTGAACTATAAACGACTTTTACGATTTGGCTTTATACGAcgtgtgctagagatgctctaacagaTATACTCAACAAGGGGCGATGTTCTCAAGCGCAGAACATGCTTATATGATGACGACGAGAGACGGTGAGCCTCTGGGGCTTCAAGCTCGGTCGCCTCGCGTGTCCATAACGGGGTCGGCGAGGCTCAGAGCATCGCCAATAGCGGCATCAACCACCGTGTGCACGGTAAACTGCGATTTTAGCGTGCGCGAGACGTTTTCGCGCGCTCCAgcggaggcagaaaactcgtacgCGGGGGAAATGATTGCGCACGCGCGGGGAATAGCGGGAGATCGCGCGCTAGATTTGGCGCACCGCTTCCAGCGCGCCTATAAATTGCAGAGCCCGCCACGCGGCCTCCCATCGCTATCCACATTGCCACGCGCTCTCTCCCTGCTTCCTCTGCTTCCTCTATCGCTTCCTCGGCCTGCCACCGACGCGACACCATGCCGCTGCGCTGCCGGGGGTCTTCGGGATACCGTGGCGTCCCCGAGCGCCCCTCTAGCGCCTTTTACGCTGAGATTCGGTCCGGTGACGTCCGCCTCGGCCTCGGAACGTTCGAGACCGCGCACGAGGCTGCCCGCGCGtacgacgcggcggcgtggcgcctccAGAGGCCTCGCGTGTAGAtgaacttccacgacgtccacacgTGCGAGCAGGCCTGGGCGTTCGGTAGAAACCGAAATTTCGGtttaaaccaaaattttggtttctgCTATTCGGTTTATTTGTGAATTTGGTTTTGAAAAGCGAAAACCGAATTTATAGTCAAAATGTACCTAACCGAAAATTTCTGTTAACCGAAATTTCGGTTTGGTTTTCGATTTTCACCGAAGTATGGTTCAGGTCTAGAAAATGCACTTTCAGAACATATAATATGCATGTTTTCACCGAAAAATTTGAGAGCATAACGACGCAAAATTGTAAAAGTGCACAATATATAACATATTCACAGCAAAAATATAATCCAACAATAATAACAGCACAACACAACACATAGTCCAACAATACAATCCAACAATATAATCCAACAATAATAATCCAACAATATAATCCAACAATAATAACAGCACAACACAGCACAACACATAgtccaacaataataacaacacaaCACATAGTCCAAGTTGTCCAACAATATAATCAAACAATAATAACAGCATAGCACAACACATAGTCCAACAATATATAACATATTCTCAGGCTCTCACGAGTCAGCACAACACATAGTCCAACAATAATAACCTGACATGTTCATATTATTACACTTTAAGACATAGACACAACACATGATCAGGAGCATCTTGACATGTCCGGAGAATCATGATCATCCCAAGTTTCCAACTCCCAAGTTCCAGCCAGCCAAGCCAGCCAGGTGATGTGCAAATCTGTGTACATGAATCAATTACTTGCAATAGTGTACATGAATCAATAGTGCAAATCTGTAGTGTACATGAATCAATTACATGAATCAATAGTGTACATGAATCAATAGTGCAAATATGTAGTGTACATGAATCAATTACATGAATCAATAGTGTACATGAATGATGAATCAATAGTGCAAATCTGTGTACATGAATCAATTACTTGCAATAGTGTACATGAATCAATAGTGCAAATCTGTAGTGTACATGAATCAATTACATGAATCAATAGTGTACATGAATCAATAGTGCAAATCTGTGTACATGAATCAATAGTCCAACAATAATAACATGAACAAGAGCAAAACAATTACTTGCAACTCACTTACCAACGTTAAGTAGAGgatggaggtggacaagatggctTGCAAACAGACTTGCTACTACTTGCCTTTGACTTAGATGAATTTGTACTACCAAACTCTTCAATAAGTTCTGAAAAAGAATGAAATAAACATATAATAAGCATAAGAAAGCAGAAATAAACATATAATAAGCATAGGAAAGCAGAAATTATATGGGAAAACAATCACAACATATTACCATTTTCCAAGATTAACAATTCCTCCTCATCTTCAGTGTCGAGAGTAATCGAAACCCTTAGCCAATCTTGGGTACAAACAAGAGCTTGGACCATTCGCGCTAGCATTATCAACAGTTATTGTCATAACTTTGTTTATTCCCCACTACATCAAGCATTGCTCTAAGGCTTCTCCAATATCATCTCCCTTATGACATTTTACTAGGAAAAAGCTAATGATCTTCTTGTGCAAATTCCATCCAGGATCAATGAAATGTGTCGTGACAGTCATATAACAATCTTGTGTTTGAGAAGTCCAACCATCAGTAGTGAGACAAACTCTTTGACATGATTGTTtgaaaaaaagtttcaactttgcTCTCTCTTTAAAATAAAGCTTCACAACATCCCTAGTGCATGTTCTTCTAGAAGGCATATTGAAACATGGACAAGCAATTGCCATAACTTCTCTAAAACCAGATTTTTCAGTAAATGCAAAGGGAAGCTCATCTACTATAATCATCTTAGCAATAGCTCTCCTTAGTAATTCAGGATCAAATTTATGCACCGAAGGACTTTCTCCTTGGATTACTTGCAAAGTACCTTGCTTCTTATTCTTTTCGTTATGAGGATTATGCTTGCAAGTATTAAAATGACTGTTTAAGGCGGATGTACCGTTTAAATGTGGGACGGCCTTGATATTACGGTTGCAATAGTTGCACTTTCCAAACGTGAGGCGACCAGCAACTAGTACCTCGGAAAAATGATCCCACATCGGTGATCTTTTTTTCATCAGCCTTCTTTCAGGTCGTTCATccatttctttctttttcttttcaaacTCCTCATTCTTCCGTTCTTCTTCCTCATAAATTTGCATCTCCTCTTCTGTCATCTCAATATCACCAAGCCCACCAGGTTCAACCATCTACAAATAATAGACAAAAATTAAACAAGTGCATCAGAAAATCAGCAAATAATAGACAAAAATTAAACAAGGACCTAATCTATTGAAACTAGTCTATTGATTTACACATAAGTCTACTGAACCTACTGATTTACACCTAATCTACTGAACCTAGTCTACTGATTTACAAATAATAGACAAAAATTAAACAAGGACCTAATCTACTGAACCTAGTGCAGGACCTAATCGGTGATATTGGGCTTCTTAGTTCTTACATTGACTGAATGTCCAGTTTCTCCCGTGGAAGACGTCGTGACGAATTGGAGAAGACACCGGTGAGCTCCTGTAGATGCGAGTGATGAGATCCTGCATATGCGAGTGGTGAGATCCTGTGGATGCTCTTGATCCAGTAGGGAGTAGGGGCCGAGAGTAGTAGGGGCCTAGTACCTGTGTAACCTATGAGTCTGCTGCGAAGCCTgcgagtcttcttcttccttgctgaGGCCTGAGGGACTAGGGGCGGTggcggcttcttcttcttccttgctgaGGCCTGAGGGACTAGGGGCGGCGACTGAgtagtcggggcggcggcggcgattgcCCTGGTCGGCGGCAGCGACTGGCCGAGCCCACGATCTAGGTCTGCGCTGCAGCTTGCGGGTGCGGGCGTGCGGGACTGCGTTGCGGCTTGCGGGTGCAGGGTGAGGGAGTGGCCGAGTGGGGTGCGGGTAGCGGGGTAGGTTTGGGAGGTTAGGTTTTGCTAGGTGGGCTGCGAGTCTGCGATGAGCCGGGGGCGGGGAATGGGCTGTTTATTTCCAGTTTCGGTTTCTACTTCGGTTAACCGACTTAAAAACCGAACCGACCGAATTAGGTTTGGTTTTTAACATAGCTAACCGAATTTTCCTGCCCATACTAAATAAACCGGAAATTTGGTTATTTCGTTTCCTGTTTCGGTTCAGTTTTCGGTTTGTCGGTTTTTATGCCCGGGCCGACGTGCGAGCAGGCGCATGCCGTCGCCCCTCCGTCTCATCTTATAACAGAACAGGACCGCGAGGAACACTGTTGGcagcagcgccgcctcctcatcGCCGAGGCGGACGAGCGagccatggcggagtggcgccagCGCTACCCGCAGGACGTCGCCAACGAGAATGCCTTCTGGGCGGAGTGGACGGCAAGGCGCCGCGCGGAGCAGGCAGCCATGCGTCGGTGGAAGGCACTGGCCATATCGCAGTGCGATCTCGTCAACGCAGGTTGGGAGTCGTTCTTTGACTCAGACGATCCTCGTTGGGAAGACGCGTTTCTTGATACCTCGAACGACACCAACGAGAATGATGACTCGAAGTAGGTTATCGTGTTGGACTAGTTTTTTTATCTGTCTATGCTATGATGAATTATGTACGCATTGTGAAATATCTATGTACCGTTTTTTATCTATGTATATGTTTTATATTTGCAAGTGCATATGTTGTTTGTGCGAGAGCGTGCACGCAATATTTTTCAGTGCCTGCTCGAGCTACTCACGCGCGTTAAAGTTTACAGCAGTCGTTAGAGCCAGCGCTCCGCGTCGCGTAAAAACAGACGATTAGCAAGCTGCAAACACTTTTTTAACGCTCGATGCGTTGGGTGGCTGATGGAGATGCTGCACTACTGCTCTCTCCAGTACACGCTGATGTGACTTGAGGGGCAAAAGCAACGACACCGGTggtttttttcactgttttgacccaCGAGACGAAAATAATGCACATAATAAACTCGATCTGAAACTATTTCACGATCTAACCCTTTTAGAAACGCCATAACCCGTGGCGTTGCTGATGTacatagaaacgccagtctaTCGTAACGTTTCTGGTCCACATTCCGACGCCACTCTAGCTCACGTTATAAATCACCTAGAAACGTCACCCTCACCGGCGTTTCCACACAAGGGCCAAACGCCATTATGCATGACGTTTCTTACCCATCCCTGCGTGTTGTGCTCTGCGCGCATCCATGCCGTTGCCCCGCCATGTCGTTGCTTCGCGCGCATGCATGGTCATGTAGCAGAACTTGGCAGAACCACGTACTTGTCCTTCCTCCCTCAACCTGGTACAAAGCTGCTATAGTGCCTGCTCATGGTTTGCTTCCATCCACCTCTTCTCTCCCCGTGGTTCATCACTCGAGCACGTTTAATTAGCTAGCTAGCAGAACCTGCCAGCCGTCGTCGTCCTCCACAACCTTGAGAATGCATCATGTATGCATGTGTAGTACTATAGCGATGAAACGCCATTGACAATGGCGTTTTGCACGTGTCTAGCAAGGCCAACGCATGGGTAGACCGGCGTTTGAATGTGGACCAGAAACGTCATATCAAGCTGGCGTTTCTACGTGCAGCAGCAACGCCACGGGctgtggcgtttctaaaaagGGTTAGATCGTGAAATCCTTTCAAAGAGAGTTCATTTTGTGCTTTTTTACCTCACGTGGGTCAAAACAGTGGAAAAAAAAACCCCGGTGGGAGCCTGATCTGACGGCTAGGAAACCACTAATCCAATGGCTCGGGACGTGACCGGTCATTGGCTGGCGCCGGTACACTGACCCTTTCCACCAACAGTACTGGGCTTCGCGTTCATGTGACCAGCCCACAGCGAGCTCGATCCAAAACCTCGAACCTCTTTCTCGCCCCCAAAAGCAAAACAATGGAGACCAAGGCCGACGTcgccgccggcggcggcgacgacctcGCGACCATGCGCGAGCAGTGCCGGAGCATGGAGGAGGCCATCTCCTTCCGCCGCGAGGCGCAGCTAGGCCTCGTCGGCTCCCTCCAGCACCTCGTCCCGGACCTTGTCCCCTCCCTCGACCGTTCCCTCCGCCTTATCGCCGCCTTCAACGACCGCCCCTTCACCCCTACCCCAAATCCCAACGCCTGTGACCCCCAGAACCCCAGCCTGAAGCCCCACCACCGCCGCGCCGTCCCCGACCCGGCCCGCTCCACCCGCCGCAAGACCTCTCCGGGGTCCTCCCCGGCCTCCGCCACCGTGGGAGGCGCTGCCCCCGGTGGCCTCGACGCGGTACGCACCATGGTGGCTGTATTCCTCCTCGAGCTTATCCCCTtcgccgagatcgacgccgccGTGCTCGCCCGCCGCTTACAGGCTGAAACCTCCTCAGCCAGCGATGCGGAGCGGGCGGCTCTTGCCGACCTAGCGACGGAGCTCGGCGGCTCCGTGCCTGCCGCTGTAGCTCTCGCCCTCCGACGCATAGCTGAGGACAGCGGCGGCGTGCAGATCGAGGAGGCCATGATTGGAGGCAAGCAGATGATGATGGTCTGGGCCATCGACCGTAGCAAGCTCCTCAAAGAGCTACCGGAATCTGCCACATTGTTGTCACCTCAACCTCCACCCATACCACAGGCGACATCGTCCGAGACCGACACTAACAGTGCAACCATACCAAGACCACCACCACATCAGCAGCAACAGCCGGATATGTGGGCGCACTCAATGCCACCGATGTTCCCACGGCCCAGGGGCATGACAATGCCGGGGATGCAGAGGATGATGCCAGGATTGATGCCACTTCAGCGCCCGTTCATGGCTCCAAGCTCAGGGCCTAGTCCTACCAAGCAGAACCAGAGGACCGAGGAGGAGGACCTGAAGGACCTCGAGGTTCTGCTTAGTAAGAAGACATATAAGGAGAAGCAGAACACAAAAACTGGGGAGGAGCTGCTAGATCTCATTCACCGGCCAACGGCAAAAGAGACGGCTGTTGCAGCAAAGGTTTGTTCCTATTCACCCTCCAGCGGCAAAAGAGGTGTTAGTTTGCAGTGCCATTGTTCTGTGTAGTTTGAGATGACTAAGTGTATTGTTATATTGTTGGAATGTTCGCTAGTGtctaagcaaactatgcaaataCTAAACCTATGGAGAAGTTTTGGTATAATGACGACAAAATCATAAGAGAATGGCTATACATATGCAAACTGTTCACAAACTATTATACTTGGCCATTAGAAAGAATGGGAGTGCTACAAAGATGAGGATGAAGAAGTCCTAAAAA
This genomic stretch from Hordeum vulgare subsp. vulgare chromosome 6H, MorexV3_pseudomolecules_assembly, whole genome shotgun sequence harbors:
- the LOC123401385 gene encoding probable N6-adenosine-methyltransferase MT-A70-like, producing METKADVAAGGGDDLATMREQCRSMEEAISFRREAQLGLVGSLQHLVPDLVPSLDRSLRLIAAFNDRPFTPTPNPNACDPQNPSLKPHHRRAVPDPARSTRRKTSPGSSPASATVGGAAPGGLDAVRTMVAVFLLELIPFAEIDAAVLARRLQAETSSASDAERAALADLATELGGSVPAAVALALRRIAEDSGGVQIEEAMIGGKQMMMVWAIDRSKLLKELPESATLLSPQPPPIPQATSSETDTNSATIPRPPPHQQQQPDMWAHSMPPMFPRPRGMTMPGMQRMMPGLMPLQRPFMAPSSGPSPTKQNQRTEEEDLKDLEVLLSKKTYKEKQNTKTGEELLDLIHRPTAKETAVAAKFKTKGGSQLKEYCTNLTKEDCRRQSGSFVSCAKVHFRRIIALHTDTNLGDCSFLDTCRHTKTCKYVHYELDQTPDIAPMMAGTLAPPRQIKPHRAEYCSEIELGESQWINCDIRNFRMDILGQFGVIMADPPWDIHMELPYGTMADDEMRTLNVPALQTDGLIFLWVTGRAMELGRECLELWGYKRVEEIIWVKTNQLQRIIRTGRTGHWLNHSKEHCLVGIKGSPLVNRNIDTDVIVAEVRETSRKPDEMYAMLERISPRTRKLELFARMHNTQAGWLSLGNQVSGTRLVDEGLRARYKAAYPDFEVQPPSPPRATAPMDVDQSTPSQKPVASDGERPA